In one window of Candidatus Thermoplasmatota archaeon DNA:
- a CDS encoding TrmB family transcriptional regulator sugar-binding domain-containing protein has protein sequence MHGKTFSLNEREVGFALDHIHDLLVHERRDIGVPARIRGISTHTGSRVEIEGDIVSVIKLQGPGKFLRALVLETPSGLYTVGADRAVKEDVAAETLTLLI, from the coding sequence ATGCACGGCAAGACGTTCTCGCTCAACGAACGAGAAGTGGGCTTCGCGCTCGACCACATCCACGACCTCCTCGTCCACGAGCGACGCGACATCGGCGTCCCCGCGCGGATCCGGGGCATCAGCACGCACACGGGAAGCCGCGTCGAGATCGAGGGCGACATCGTGAGCGTGATCAAGCTCCAGGGCCCCGGAAAGTTCCTGCGCGCCCTCGTGCTCGAGACCCCGAGCGGCCTCTACACCGTCGGCGCGGACCGCGCCGTGAAGGAGGACGTGGCGGCGGAGACCCTCACGCTCCTCATCTGA
- the nadX gene encoding aspartate dehydrogenase, whose amino-acid sequence MRILVVGAGSIGTTVAEAARGMKGVTGIDVVDTLGDRARALAARVGGEAVDLATGLARADLVVEAASQAAAADVAPRALEAGKNVVILSLGALADDALRARLDAAAARTGARAHLPSGAVGALDALRAAREGGLDEVTLTTAKPPAGFGLGSIDAPRTLFEGPAREAVARYPKNVNVAAAVALAGLGFDRTRVRVVADPALTENTHTIEARGAFGSLRFRVENRPFPDHPATSRLAALAAVALVRRLADSSTLA is encoded by the coding sequence ATGCGCATCCTCGTCGTGGGCGCGGGGTCCATCGGCACAACCGTCGCGGAGGCCGCGCGCGGGATGAAGGGCGTCACCGGCATCGACGTCGTCGACACCCTCGGCGACCGCGCGCGGGCGCTCGCCGCGCGGGTCGGGGGCGAGGCCGTGGACCTCGCGACGGGGCTCGCGCGGGCCGACCTCGTCGTCGAGGCCGCAAGCCAGGCGGCCGCGGCCGACGTCGCGCCGCGCGCGCTCGAGGCGGGCAAGAACGTCGTCATCCTCTCGCTCGGCGCCCTCGCGGACGACGCCCTGCGCGCGCGGCTCGACGCCGCCGCCGCGCGGACGGGCGCGCGCGCCCACCTCCCCTCGGGCGCCGTCGGCGCGCTCGACGCCCTGCGCGCCGCGCGCGAAGGCGGGCTCGACGAGGTGACGCTCACGACGGCGAAGCCGCCCGCCGGCTTCGGTCTCGGGTCGATCGACGCGCCGCGCACGCTCTTCGAAGGTCCCGCGCGCGAGGCGGTCGCGCGATACCCGAAGAACGTCAACGTCGCCGCCGCCGTCGCGCTCGCGGGCCTCGGGTTCGACCGCACGCGCGTGCGGGTCGTCGCCGATCCCGCGCTCACCGAGAACACGCACACCATCGAGGCGAGGGGCGCGTTCGGATCGCTCCGCTTCCGCGTCGAGAACAGGCCCTTCCCCGACCATCCCGCGACGAGCCGGCTCGCGGCCCTCGCGGCCGTCGCGCTCGTGCGGCGCCTCGCCGATTCCTCGACCCTCGCGTGA